One window of the Nocardia huaxiensis genome contains the following:
- a CDS encoding PAS and ANTAR domain-containing protein, protein MTTGGEVSSSDALDQVIGPGRSQTVGSFRFWLADQRWEWSDEVAVMHGYAPGTVEPTTELLLAHKHPDDRAQVATSLARTVENGEPFSSRHRIIDTDGVVRHVIVVGDLMVDDKDSVVGTSGYYIDVTDTLAEHRQETLDDTLPELYRARATIEQAKGALMLVYGINSEQAFRVLTWRSQETNIKLRTLAQQLVAEIAIMGGAAVELRTRFDHLLLTVHERLRSD, encoded by the coding sequence GTGACAACCGGAGGAGAAGTTTCCTCGAGCGACGCGCTGGATCAGGTGATCGGCCCGGGACGCTCCCAAACCGTCGGCAGCTTCCGATTCTGGCTAGCCGACCAACGCTGGGAGTGGTCGGACGAGGTGGCAGTCATGCACGGCTACGCCCCCGGGACCGTGGAACCGACCACCGAACTACTGCTGGCGCACAAGCATCCCGACGATCGCGCACAGGTCGCCACCTCTCTTGCCCGGACGGTGGAGAACGGGGAACCGTTCAGCAGCCGGCACCGCATCATCGATACCGACGGTGTGGTGCGCCACGTGATCGTGGTGGGTGACCTCATGGTCGACGACAAGGATTCGGTGGTCGGAACCTCCGGCTACTACATCGACGTAACCGACACCCTCGCCGAGCATCGGCAGGAGACGCTCGACGACACCCTGCCCGAGCTGTACCGGGCGCGGGCGACGATCGAACAGGCCAAGGGCGCACTCATGCTCGTCTACGGCATCAACTCCGAACAGGCTTTCCGGGTGCTGACCTGGCGCTCGCAGGAGACCAACATCAAACTACGCACGCTGGCCCAGCAGTTGGTCGCCGAGATCGCCATCATGGGTGGCGCCGCGGTCGAACTGCGGACCAGATTCGATCATTTGCTGCTGACCGTGCACGAGCGCTTGCGGTCGGATTAG
- a CDS encoding ATP-binding protein codes for MSEWLSKPMTDTSTVGIRVPADLAQLTMLRALAETVALIADFALDEVTDIRVALDEVATSLIVAAAPGSDIECEFDFDDEQMSVRVSAFTAEEDALDQDGFGWHVLQTITETITARRRPFDELAGGYPTVIEFSRLRGEVDDG; via the coding sequence ATGAGTGAGTGGCTTTCCAAACCGATGACGGACACCAGCACGGTAGGGATCCGGGTACCGGCCGATCTCGCGCAGCTGACCATGCTGCGCGCGCTCGCCGAAACCGTAGCGCTCATTGCCGATTTCGCCCTCGACGAGGTGACCGATATCCGGGTCGCCCTGGACGAGGTGGCGACCTCGCTCATCGTCGCGGCGGCGCCGGGCTCGGATATCGAATGCGAATTCGACTTCGACGACGAACAGATGAGCGTGCGCGTGTCGGCGTTCACCGCCGAAGAAGACGCCTTGGATCAAGACGGCTTCGGATGGCATGTGCTGCAAACCATTACCGAAACCATCACCGCGCGGCGAAGGCCGTTCGATGAGCTCGCCGGCGGGTACCCCACGGTCATCGAATTCAGTCGCTTGCGAGGTGAAGTCGATGACGGATGA